A portion of the Lolium rigidum isolate FL_2022 chromosome 1, APGP_CSIRO_Lrig_0.1, whole genome shotgun sequence genome contains these proteins:
- the LOC124683502 gene encoding E3 ubiquitin-protein ligase ATL41-like, whose protein sequence is MSSPSSWPDASDVDVSDGPGPASSNLTLLYIIIAVLAGVLLYLAVRYGRSLLAEWRALHGDGPPTDTHLGLSMDDIAVLPTFTYRAQAAPTPSPQGSWGGKKRSGSKGRAASASVECVVCLQELEDGDVVRVLPACRHFFHVSCIDAWLRAHSSCPVCRAHPEPERVRPGGAAMSPPLPQLRRCDVSPERPTATRIFADFLARSPLRIGGSTSGAKERVVSRSPSPAPMVRDYVLSRSPSRTPLTHGMVDERCSLSQSPPQMLEVVVVRSPSPMRLGRQPTPTCVGVLERTDASMSASPSPPVTFRAESTSKLSPQVPY, encoded by the coding sequence ATGTCGTCCCCCTCGTCATGGCCTGACGCTTCCGACGTCGACGTTTCTGACGGCCCTGGGCCGGCCAGCTCCAACCTCACGCTGCTGTACATCATCATCGCCGTCCTCGCCGGCGTCCTGCTGTACCTGGCCGTCCGCTACGGCCGGTCGCTCCTGGCCGAGTGGCGCGCTCTCCACGGCGACGGCCCTCCTACCGACACCCACCTCGGGCTGAGCATGGACGATATCGCCGTGCTCCCCACGTTCACGTACAGGGCGCAAGCGgcgccgacgccgtcgccgcAGGGCAGCTGGGGCGGCAAGAAGAGGAGCGGCAGCAAGGGGagggcggcgtcggcgtcggtgGAGTGCGTGGTGTGCCTGCAGGAGCTGGAGGACGGCGACGTGGTGCGCGTGCTGCCGGCGTGCAGGCACTTCTTCCACGTCAGCTGCATCGACGCCTGGCTGCGCGCGCACTCGTCGTGCCCGGTGTGCCGAGCGCACCCGGAGCCGGAGCGCGTGCGGCCGGGCGGGGCTGCCATGTCGCCGCCGCTACCCCAGCTGCGCCGCTGCGACGTGTCGCCCGAGCGGCCTACGGCGACGAGGATCTTCGCGGACTTCTTGGCACGGTCGCCGCTGAGGATAGGAGGCTCGACGAGCGGGGCGAAGGAGAGGGTCGTGTCCAGGTCGCCGTCACCGGCACCCATGGTGCGTGACTACGTCCTGTCGAGGTCTCCGTCGCGGACGCCGCTGACGCATGGGATGGTGGACGAGCGGTGTTCGTTGTCGCAGTCGCCGCCCCAGATGCTGGAGGTTGTGGTGGTTCGGTCGCCTTCTCCGATGAGGCTCGGCCGTCAGCCTACGCCGACGTGCGTTGGCGTGTTGGAACGCACGGATGCGAGCATGTCGGCATCGCCATCCCCGCCGGTGACATTTAGAGCGGAATCGACTTCTAAATTGTCACCACAAGTGCCATATTAA